CCTGCTGCTTTTTGTACTCCACGTTCGTGTTCCACAGCTTCCATGTTCCGTCTTTAGAGACAGTCACCATTCTGATTAAAAATAAACGATCAAAAGAAAGCAAAAATTACATGAGAGAATACCAcagcattttaaaaagaaagataTAGCTTAGATTTACTGAAAACAGCAATGATGAAAAGACCATGATATTTTTTTCTGAGACAAGTTTGACAGTTACCGACGATTTGCAGTCACCCCTCAGTCTAGAGTGACTGATGAGAAAAAAGTGCGTCATTGTTTCAAAAGGTCTTAGTTTCTGTCCGTCCATAAACACAcagccctggagttttcaaactaaaatggggACGGTGTCATTTCCAAAGTTCTCTTTATTTCAGGGGCTTGATAACTCTGGAGTAGCATGGAGGGCAGCCATAAACATTGCAACAGTGATGTGTCTTCAAGCAAAAACATAGTGGTGGGGCTGTAGATTTCGGAAGCCTTTGTTACCTGTGAGAGTCGTTGGAAAAGGCAAATGAGTGAACTCCGGCCGAGTGACCCTTCAGGTCGAAAGCTCGCGCCACCTCTTTGAACTCTCCTCCTTTCCCGAAGCAAACCTCCCACACCTTCACATCAGGAGTGAAGCCACATGATGCTACAAACCTGAGCACAGAGATGAATGGCACAAACAATTACATCTCCACCAAAGTCACATACAGGGTTTCTCTCTTGTAGAAACATTTACCTAGTGATAATAAGCGTCACAAATTAGTTATTCTTTTTCTGgcattaaaaatgtatacacagtgacacagttgttcaggggtcacatgatcatttaattacatgtgttttattcaatgaggaaacacacaaaacaacctaACAAGGTGGGAGAATAAGTGTCATATTTGATTGCTCCCTAATGGTTCTTTGAGGGGAAGGTTTGAGGTGATGGAAGGAGGTGGGACTTAGGACTTACCTGCCACATGGGGAGACGGCAGCATAGGAATTGTTAATCTGGTTAGTGTTGATAGAGGCCAGTATCTCTCCTTTCAGGTCCCAGATGAGGATGCTGGTGTCAACGGAGGCGCTCATAATGAATTTGCCTGCAAAGAGTAATGTTTACATGTTCGCCTGGCAGATTCATCTGGGCAAAGAGTGTCtacactaaaaataaaaaaacagttatgCCCATGGTATCTTTGTTCATTACTGgcttaaaacacaaataatatgaaaagaagaaaaactacaaACTCATTCGTTCTGTACCTGTCTCTGCGATACCAATGTTGAGGATGGGGGCCTTGTGTTTCTGTGGGAAGTCCTCAGGCGCAGCTTTGAAGGTTAAAGTGCCGTCATCCTTCTTGATCATTTTGAAGATTCGAATGGCGTCTCCATTGGCCAACCAGGTGATGAACGCTCTACAGTGTCGGAGGAAGGGGTGTGAATCATGTGACTGTATCTTAACATTACCCCCAGACGAACCAATAGCAGAATTATACTCTGGTTATCTACATCAATGGGTACATTTAGAGAGTGAGACCTGGAGTCCGGGCTGAAGCGGACCAGTGTGGCATCATCCAGGTCCACATTGGCCCTCAGACACTTGTGTTCCCGGTCCAGGAAGTCTTTGGTGCTCCAAATGCGCACAGTGCGGTCGTCTGCGCAGGAAGCCAGGTACTTGCCATTACTGCTGAAATCAAGGCACGTCACATTGCCACTGTGGGCCTGGAAAgaaaaggacaaacacacatatgctcaaagataaagagagatAAAGATGCTAATCTTTCTAAATGGATCACCGATACACTCAGTTGCCAGTCAATCGAGTCCATCTCGATAAAACTGACAAAGAACTGTGCAGAGACCTATTTTAATTTAAGTGTTTTAGAATTACATTTCTAATATTTTATCTAAAACATTTATATCAATGACTAAACAGAATAGAAAACAGGACCCTTTTGGATCTCTGATGTGTCGTAATTGTCCTCAGAGGCTCTTACACaagttagagtgtgtgtgtgtgtgtgtgtgtgtgtgtgtgtgtgtgtgtgtcagagtcagGGATGCGGTTTACCTTCAGTGAGGAAGCCAACAGCGGATGGctgaatgtgtgttgtgtggcttTATCCTTACGACTGcgctgcttctcctgcttctgttTCTTGGGTCCAGTGCCTTTCACAACACTGGcctcagctgaaagacaaaccaGGTACTGATGattctgttatttaaaaaaggccTTAAATGCAAAAATTTAAAATCCTAATCCAGTAGTATGTGCAGAACCTTGTGTTTCTTGCACCGTTTAAATATCAACTTGGATAACAGGAAGAACTACTGTTGCTGTAGCATGTGGAAAACTTTGGACACCCTCCTAATCAAGGATTTAGTTTATCAACTGCAAGAGATCTCACAGCTCTGAAACACTCCAGACTCTCTGCCAAAGGTGCAAAGTACTGATTTAGGATTACACAATTCtgctttatacatttttattttcataaaatataATACAAGTATTAAGTATAACATCTTAATCATGAAAATCAACCCATAAATCTATTTGTGTCTGCAACTAATACCAAACACCAAACAGCTTAAAAATGTGCACTGATAAAAATA
This genomic window from Pleuronectes platessa chromosome 15, fPlePla1.1, whole genome shotgun sequence contains:
- the tbl2 gene encoding transducin beta-like protein 2, with amino-acid sequence MEVAALVALTLLLGALVGLVALAVGRRKEEIREEAEQAAEFAAEASVVKGTGPKKQKQEKQRSRKDKATQHTFSHPLLASSLKAHSGNVTCLDFSSNGKYLASCADDRTVRIWSTKDFLDREHKCLRANVDLDDATLVRFSPDSRAFITWLANGDAIRIFKMIKKDDGTLTFKAAPEDFPQKHKAPILNIGIAETGKFIMSASVDTSILIWDLKGEILASINTNQINNSYAAVSPCGRFVASCGFTPDVKVWEVCFGKGGEFKEVARAFDLKGHSAGVHSFAFSNDSHRMVTVSKDGTWKLWNTNVEYKKQQDPYLLKTVPCVSSEGSLTALSPDGRVVAISDGCNLAMYNAASGKLEEEMHGVHSGAINDLRFDVNGRFLVCSGDKAIRVFHNAPGYRAAISDMQDMLKKAQNEAMKQRLQQQIHDAQSALDTVLAAPVD